Proteins encoded within one genomic window of Cellulomonas flavigena DSM 20109:
- a CDS encoding 50S ribosomal protein L25/general stress protein Ctc codes for MSEIKLAATARTEFGKGAARRLRRAHQIPAVLYGHGTQPLHVALPGHDTMLALKHSNALYSIELDGTSTLAIVKDVQRDVVRQVIEHVDLLIVKKGEKVAVDVQVQVVGESASGTIHVVETQTLSLEALATNLPESVEISIDGLEAGTIVTAGEVTLPEGATLLSDPEQAIVAISEPQVSAADRAADEAAAAESAEG; via the coding sequence GTGTCCGAGATCAAGCTCGCCGCCACCGCCCGCACCGAGTTCGGCAAGGGCGCCGCGCGCCGCCTGCGCCGTGCGCACCAGATCCCCGCCGTCCTGTACGGGCACGGCACGCAGCCGCTGCACGTGGCGCTGCCGGGCCACGACACGATGCTCGCGCTCAAGCACTCGAACGCGCTCTACTCGATCGAGCTCGACGGCACGTCGACCCTCGCGATCGTCAAGGACGTCCAGCGCGACGTCGTGCGCCAGGTCATCGAGCACGTCGACCTGCTGATCGTGAAGAAGGGCGAGAAGGTCGCCGTCGACGTCCAGGTGCAGGTCGTGGGCGAGTCGGCCTCCGGCACGATCCACGTCGTCGAGACGCAGACGCTGTCCCTCGAGGCCCTGGCGACGAACCTGCCCGAGTCGGTCGAGATCTCCATCGACGGCCTCGAGGCCGGCACGATCGTCACCGCCGGCGAGGTCACGCTGCCCGAGGGTGCCACGCTGCTGTCGGACCCGGAGCAGGCGATCGTCGCGATCAGCGAGCCGCAGGTCTCCGCCGCGGACCGCGCCGCCGACGAGGCCGCGGCTGCGGAGTCGGCCGAGGGCTGA
- a CDS encoding DUF1972 domain-containing protein, which translates to MVGTRGVPARYGGFETAVEEVGRRLADAGHRVRVYCRSGNSDLSSYLGMELVTLPALRQRSLETLSHTGASVGHLLGRRTDVAFVFNAANAPYLPLLRAARIPVATHVDGLEWQRAKWGGAGRRYYRAAETAAVRWSDALIADAVGIADYYRAEFGVPTTLLTYGAPVLTAPGHDALADVGLEPGAYHLVVARFEPENHVDLWVEGYVRSGARHPLVVVGSAPYADEYTARVHAAAQGDPRVRFLGGVWDQNLLDQLYANSLTYLHGHSVGGTNPSLLRAIGAGAATVAYDVSFNREVAGDDGVYVRDAADVARALEEAEAHEGATRARGARLRERARGYDWDEVAAGYEALARALAEHRVPGPQRRASRRSVPAAPVRQPEAVR; encoded by the coding sequence ATGGTCGGGACCCGTGGCGTCCCCGCGCGCTACGGCGGGTTCGAGACCGCCGTCGAGGAGGTCGGCCGCCGGCTCGCCGACGCCGGTCACCGCGTGCGCGTCTACTGCCGCTCCGGCAACTCCGACCTCTCGTCCTACCTCGGCATGGAGCTCGTCACGCTGCCCGCGCTGCGGCAGCGCTCGCTCGAGACGCTCAGCCACACCGGGGCGTCCGTCGGGCACCTGCTCGGCCGGCGCACCGACGTGGCGTTCGTCTTCAACGCCGCCAACGCGCCCTACCTGCCGCTCCTGCGCGCCGCACGCATCCCCGTCGCCACCCACGTCGACGGGCTCGAGTGGCAGCGCGCCAAGTGGGGCGGCGCCGGCCGGCGCTACTACCGGGCGGCCGAGACCGCGGCCGTGCGCTGGTCCGACGCGCTGATCGCCGACGCCGTCGGCATCGCCGACTACTACCGTGCCGAGTTCGGCGTCCCCACCACGCTGCTGACCTACGGGGCCCCCGTGCTCACGGCGCCCGGTCACGACGCGCTCGCCGACGTCGGCCTCGAGCCCGGTGCGTACCACCTGGTCGTCGCGCGGTTCGAACCCGAGAACCACGTCGACCTGTGGGTCGAGGGCTACGTGCGCAGCGGCGCGCGGCACCCGCTCGTCGTCGTCGGCTCCGCGCCGTACGCCGACGAGTACACGGCCAGGGTCCACGCGGCCGCGCAGGGTGACCCGCGCGTGCGGTTCCTCGGCGGGGTCTGGGACCAGAACCTCCTCGACCAGCTCTACGCGAACAGCCTCACCTACCTGCACGGCCACTCGGTCGGTGGCACCAACCCCTCGCTGCTGCGCGCCATCGGCGCCGGCGCCGCGACGGTCGCGTACGACGTCTCGTTCAACCGGGAGGTCGCCGGCGACGACGGCGTGTACGTGCGGGACGCGGCGGACGTCGCGCGTGCCCTCGAGGAGGCCGAGGCCCACGAGGGCGCGACCCGTGCCCGGGGCGCCCGGCTGCGCGAGCGCGCCCGCGGGTACGACTGGGACGAGGTCGCCGCCGGGTACGAGGCGCTGGCCCGTGCGCTGGCCGAGCACCGCGTGCCCGGGCCGCAGCGACGCGCCTCGCGTCGCTCCGTGCCCGCCGCGCCCGTCCGGCAGCCGGAGGCGGTCCGATGA
- a CDS encoding adenylyltransferase/cytidyltransferase family protein has protein sequence MSNLTVVGYVPGGFDMLHVGHLNILRAARERCDRLVVGVAVDESLIAMKGRPPVIPHAERMELVASLRFVDQVVPDHAQDKRVAWRTHPFDVLFKGDDWQGTDKGARLEQEMAEVGARVVYLPYTPSTSSTMLRQFLVSGVAREGVA, from the coding sequence ATGAGCAACCTGACGGTCGTCGGGTACGTCCCCGGCGGGTTCGACATGCTGCACGTCGGCCACCTCAACATCCTGCGCGCGGCGCGCGAGCGCTGCGACCGGCTCGTCGTGGGCGTGGCCGTCGACGAGTCGCTGATCGCGATGAAGGGCCGACCGCCGGTCATCCCGCACGCCGAGCGCATGGAGCTGGTCGCGAGCCTGCGGTTCGTCGACCAGGTGGTGCCCGACCACGCGCAGGACAAGCGCGTCGCGTGGCGCACGCACCCGTTCGACGTCCTGTTCAAGGGCGACGACTGGCAGGGCACGGACAAGGGCGCCCGCCTGGAGCAGGAGATGGCGGAGGTCGGCGCGCGCGTCGTCTACCTGCCGTACACGCCGTCGACGTCGTCGACGATGCTCCGGCAGTTCCTCGTCTCCGGCGTGGCACGCGAGGGGGTCGCGTGA
- a CDS encoding sugar transferase, which yields MTLAADQDAGPVDDIADRRGRAREPRRSWASSEPFVRRVTPENSDPAARALAWATVSRRYGLVAVVLDMVVALVVGAAVLAPSYGLVAAGRLACGGAAMFIAIVLVSGGYSRSSAGDGPGEFQSLLRAALTMVMILMALGYVLRVPVPRSYVLVGVPVILLVCWVARYLERRHLHRLRMQGEGVMRTVVVGDEESAEHVVRNISAAPHHGYRIDGVCVPSIEGASTVAGVPVLGAAADVVQVVVDRGADVVLVTGNYLGGDALRRLSWALSRAGAQLVVVPDIVEVGAPRLTVRPTAGLSLLEVQVASPRPHLLMKQVLDVTLAGLGLVLLSPVIGLAALLVATTSPGGAVYRQVRVGQDGTQFVMYKLRTMYQDADERRAALLASGARDGVLFKMADDPRVTPVGKILRRFSIDELPQLVNIVKGDMALVGPRPPLLEEVEAYHDSVQRRLHVKPGLTGLWQVSGRSDLDWEESVRLDLRYVDNWSVSMDLLILWKTGRAVLGGAGAY from the coding sequence ATGACACTGGCGGCGGACCAGGACGCGGGACCGGTCGACGACATCGCGGACCGGCGGGGCCGGGCGCGTGAGCCGCGTCGTTCGTGGGCCTCGTCGGAGCCGTTCGTCCGGCGCGTCACGCCCGAGAACTCGGACCCCGCGGCACGCGCCCTCGCCTGGGCGACTGTCAGCCGTCGGTACGGCCTCGTCGCCGTGGTGCTCGACATGGTCGTCGCGCTCGTGGTCGGCGCAGCGGTCCTCGCCCCCTCCTACGGCCTGGTGGCCGCGGGCCGGCTCGCGTGCGGCGGCGCGGCGATGTTCATCGCGATCGTGCTGGTCAGCGGCGGCTACAGCCGCAGCTCGGCCGGTGACGGCCCGGGGGAGTTCCAGTCCCTGCTGCGCGCCGCGCTCACCATGGTGATGATCCTCATGGCCCTGGGCTACGTGCTGCGCGTCCCCGTGCCACGCAGCTACGTGCTCGTCGGCGTGCCCGTGATCCTTCTCGTCTGCTGGGTCGCCCGCTACCTCGAGCGCCGCCACCTGCACCGCCTGCGCATGCAGGGCGAGGGCGTCATGCGCACCGTCGTCGTCGGCGACGAGGAGTCGGCGGAGCACGTCGTGCGCAACATCTCCGCGGCGCCGCACCACGGTTACCGCATCGACGGGGTCTGCGTGCCGTCGATCGAGGGTGCCTCGACCGTGGCGGGCGTCCCCGTGCTCGGTGCGGCGGCGGACGTCGTGCAGGTCGTCGTCGACCGCGGCGCCGACGTCGTCCTCGTCACCGGCAACTACCTCGGCGGCGACGCGCTGCGCCGCCTGTCCTGGGCGCTGTCCCGCGCCGGCGCCCAGCTCGTCGTCGTGCCGGACATCGTCGAGGTCGGCGCGCCGCGTCTCACCGTGCGTCCGACCGCCGGCCTGTCGCTGCTCGAGGTGCAGGTCGCCTCCCCGCGGCCCCACCTCCTGATGAAGCAGGTGCTCGACGTCACGCTCGCCGGCCTCGGTCTCGTGCTCCTGTCGCCCGTGATCGGCCTCGCGGCGCTGCTGGTCGCCACGACGAGCCCGGGCGGTGCCGTCTACCGCCAGGTGCGGGTCGGGCAGGACGGCACGCAGTTCGTCATGTACAAGCTGCGCACGATGTACCAGGACGCGGACGAGCGCCGCGCGGCCCTGCTCGCGTCCGGTGCACGCGACGGCGTCCTGTTCAAGATGGCGGACGACCCGCGCGTCACCCCCGTCGGCAAGATCCTGCGGCGCTTCTCGATCGACGAGCTGCCGCAGCTCGTCAACATCGTCAAGGGCGACATGGCCCTGGTCGGCCCCCGGCCCCCGCTGCTGGAGGAGGTCGAGGCGTACCACGACTCCGTGCAGCGGCGCCTGCACGTCAAGCCCGGGCTGACCGGTCTGTGGCAGGTCAGCGGGCGCTCGGACCTCGACTGGGAGGAGTCGGTGCGGCTGGACCTGCGGTACGTCGACAACTGGTCGGTCTCGATGGACCTGCTCATCCTGTGGAAGACCGGTCGTGCGGTCCTCGGCGGAGCCGGGGCGTACTGA
- the pth gene encoding aminoacyl-tRNA hydrolase produces MSDGPWLVVGLGNPGPQYAGNRHNVGQMVLDELSRRTGAPFVSRGGGLLGRRPQAATADARLGTLPGGVPGPRVVLAKPSTYMNVSGGPVAALARYHDVPVERVVVVHDELDIPFADVRLKRGGGEGGHNGLRDTSKALGSKDYVRVRVGVGRPPGRQDPADFVLKDFSGPERKDLPWLVDRAADAVEAVVIEGLEAAQLRFHTRA; encoded by the coding sequence GTGAGCGACGGTCCCTGGCTCGTCGTCGGCCTCGGCAACCCCGGGCCGCAGTACGCCGGCAACCGGCACAACGTCGGCCAGATGGTGCTCGACGAGCTCTCCCGGCGCACCGGTGCGCCCTTCGTGTCGCGCGGTGGCGGGCTGCTGGGACGCCGGCCGCAGGCCGCGACCGCCGACGCCCGGCTGGGCACGCTGCCCGGGGGAGTGCCGGGGCCGCGCGTCGTCCTCGCGAAGCCGAGCACGTACATGAACGTCTCCGGCGGTCCCGTCGCGGCGCTCGCCCGGTACCACGACGTCCCGGTCGAGCGCGTGGTCGTGGTGCACGACGAGCTCGACATCCCGTTCGCCGACGTGCGGCTCAAGCGCGGGGGCGGCGAGGGCGGGCACAACGGCCTGCGGGACACCTCGAAGGCGCTCGGCTCGAAGGACTACGTGCGCGTCCGCGTGGGGGTGGGGCGGCCCCCGGGGCGGCAGGACCCCGCGGACTTCGTCCTCAAGGACTTCTCCGGCCCGGAGCGCAAGGACCTGCCCTGGCTGGTGGACCGTGCGGCCGACGCGGTGGAGGCCGTCGTGATCGAGGGGCTGGAGGCCGCGCAGCTGAGGTTCCACACACGTGCGTGA
- a CDS encoding CDP-alcohol phosphatidyltransferase family protein — MTQTTQGTPRRAPAEPFRATLARFATAQKGAARSAPAYSRFVNRRLGRVLAAWAYRRGLTPNAVTGISALCTFSAIALLAGAAPSWPLGVAVSLLLVLGYAFDSADGQVARLTGTGSPAGEWLDHMVDATKIVTLPIALGVGLYRFEVVEHGWLLVPALHAIAGSVYFFGMILTEQMRRAAGVVSAAATGGRAPWLRSVLGIPTDYGTTCLVFLLLGAPTLFFVGYAAIVAATVAVALAAAVSWYGQLRRLAAAGGTE, encoded by the coding sequence ATGACGCAGACCACGCAGGGGACCCCGCGCCGCGCGCCGGCCGAGCCCTTCCGCGCCACGCTCGCCCGGTTCGCCACCGCGCAGAAGGGTGCCGCGCGCAGCGCGCCGGCGTACTCACGCTTCGTCAACCGTCGGCTGGGCCGCGTGCTGGCCGCCTGGGCGTACCGTCGCGGGCTCACGCCGAACGCGGTCACCGGCATCAGTGCACTGTGCACGTTCTCCGCGATCGCGCTGCTGGCCGGTGCGGCGCCGAGCTGGCCCCTCGGCGTGGCCGTCAGCCTGCTGCTGGTGCTCGGCTACGCGTTCGACTCGGCCGACGGCCAGGTCGCGCGGCTCACCGGCACCGGCAGCCCGGCGGGGGAGTGGCTCGACCACATGGTCGACGCGACCAAGATCGTCACGCTGCCGATCGCGCTGGGCGTCGGGCTGTACCGCTTCGAGGTCGTCGAGCACGGCTGGTTGCTGGTGCCGGCCCTGCACGCGATCGCCGGGAGCGTCTACTTCTTCGGCATGATCCTCACCGAGCAGATGCGCCGGGCCGCGGGCGTCGTGAGTGCGGCGGCCACGGGCGGGCGCGCACCGTGGCTGCGCTCCGTGCTGGGCATCCCGACGGACTACGGCACGACGTGCCTGGTCTTCCTGCTGCTCGGTGCGCCGACGCTGTTCTTCGTGGGCTACGCGGCCATCGTCGCGGCGACCGTCGCGGTCGCCCTCGCGGCTGCGGTGTCCTGGTACGGTCAGCTCCGCCGGCTGGCCGCCGCGGGGGGGACGGAATGA